From the Solanum pennellii chromosome 4, SPENNV200 genome, one window contains:
- the LOC107015754 gene encoding uncharacterized protein LOC107015754, with amino-acid sequence MGGVCTGGTARNRVEIHHESPPGSSKKGNSVESIGKQKKAESFSYPDVGAFRGTPNLYDSGELYMSISRELKPSTPARTGVNKAPSSFLGKASIVGLEKAVEVLDTLGSSMTNLNSGGFMSGTASRGSKISILAYEVANTITKGANLLQSLSKENVEYLKKEILPSKGVQQLVSTNMKELLTIAAADKREEFDIFSREVIRFGDMCKDPQWHNLNRYFSRLDSDTLTHKQLRSEAELMMQELSTLAQHTSELYHEMHALDRFEQDYRRKLEELDSLNLPRKGEGLMMLQCELKHQRKIARSLKKKSLWAKGLEEVVEKLVDIVTYIHQAIVEAFGDNGLTSAVKEPVKKQERLGVAGLALHYANLVTQIDNIASRPTALPPNMRDGLYNGLPPSIKTALRSRLQAVDAKEELTIPQIKAEMEKTLHWLVPVAADTTKAHQGFGWVGEWANTGSEFGKKNPPQVSLIRLQTLYHADKQKMDYHVLELVTWLHRLISLVRYNGPKAFPGRSPTRKGLNLQTELMMNTNSKTPKIQISLEDRTLLEKVMKQKCLVPGRSKSQEFLLPKNRQKVWALSRSMGNSPRTDFQHPKATVLDILDGLH; translated from the exons ATGGGAGGTGTTTGTACAGGTGGGACAGCTAGGAATAGAGTTGAAATTCACCATGAGAGCCCCCCGGGGTCTTCGAAAAAGGGGAATTCAGTTGAGAGCATTGGGAAGCAGAAGAAAGCTGAATCTTTTTCGTATCCTGATGTGGGTGCTTTTCGTGGGACGCCTAATCTATATGATTctggtgaattgtatatgtctATTTCAAGGGAGTTGAAGCCATCGACACCTGCTAGGACAGGAGTGAACAAG GCTCCTAGCTCTTTTCTTGGGAAGGCCAGTATAGTCGGCCTAGAAAAAGCAGTTGAAGTATTAGATACACTTGGGAGCAGCATGACAAATTTGAACTCTGGAGGCTTTATGTCAGGAACGGCATCAAGAGGGAGTAAAATATCTATCCTAGCATATGAGGTGGCAAATACTATTACCAAAGGTGCAAATTTGTTGCAATCCCTTTCCAAAGAAAATGTCGAGTATTTAAAGAAGGAAATTCTACCTTCAAAAGGAGTGCAACAATTGGTTTCTACTAATATGAAGGAACTGCTTACTATTGCTGCTGCCGACAAAAG GGAGGAATTTGACATCTTCTCTCGCGAAGTGATTAGGTTTGGAGATATGTGTAAAGACCCTCAATGGCACAACCTAAATCGATATTTTTCCAG GTTGGACTCAGACACTCTTACTCACAAACAGCTAAGATCAGAGGCTGAATTGATGATGCAGGAACTGAGCACTCTGGCTCAGCATACTTCT GAATTATATCATGAAATGCATGCACTGGACAGATTTGAACAGGATTATCGGAGGAAACTTGAGGAATTAGATTCCCTAAATCTACCTCGAAAAG GGGAAGGTCTCATGATGTTACAGTGTGAGCTAAAACATCAAAGAAAGATTGCGAGGAGCTTGAAAAAGAAATCTCTTTGGGCTAAGGGTTTGGAGGAG GTTGTGGAGAAGCTTGTTGACATTGTTAcgtatatacatcaagcaattGTGGAAGCATTTGGGGACAATG GATTGACATCTGCTGTCAAGGAGCCTGTGAAGAAACAAGAAAGATTGGGAGTAGCTGGTCTGGCTTTACACTATGCTAACTTAGTTACTCAAATTGATAACATT GCTTCACGGCCCACTGCTCTTCCCCCTAACATGAGGGATGGATTATATAATGGGTTGCCTCCTTCCATAAAAACGGCCCTTCGTTCACGTCTGCAGGCGGTTGATGCAAAGGAAGAG CTCACAATTCCGCAGATTAAAGCAGAAATGGAAAAAACTCTTCACTGGCTTGTCCCAGTCGCTGCAGATACTACGAA AGCACACCAAGGCTTTGGATGGGTTGGAGAGTGGGCCAACACTGG aAGCGAGTTTGGCAAGAAGAACCCTCCACAAGTTTCCCTCATTCGACTGCAGACACTCTACCATGCTGACAAACAGAAAATGGACTACCATGTCCTCGAACTAGTGACATGGCTTCACCGTTTGATCAGCCTGGTAAGATATAACGGGCCCAAGGCTTTTCCAGGACGATCACCAACACGCAAAGGACTTAATCTGCAGACTGAGTTGATGATGAACACTAACTCAAAAACACCTAAGATTCAGATTTCTCTCGAAGATAGGACTTTACTAGAGAAAGTGATGAAACAGAAATGTTTGGTTCCTGGTAGAAGCAAGAGTCAGGAGTTTCTGTTGCCCAAGAATCGGCAAAAGGTGTGGGCGCTAAGTAGAAGCATGGGTAACTCCCCTCGTACCGACTTTCAACATCCAAAGGCTACTGTTTTGGATATATTAGATGGCTTACATTAG